In Micromonospora sp. WMMD980, the following are encoded in one genomic region:
- a CDS encoding DUF1905 domain-containing protein: MELAFSGEVWFWRGPAPHHFVTVPDEQCAALAAAAASVSSGWGMIPVGVRIGGTGWRTSLWPKDGRYLVPLRVAARRAEGIELGDRVDVRLTVDG, encoded by the coding sequence ATGGAGCTGGCGTTCAGCGGCGAGGTCTGGTTCTGGCGGGGGCCGGCGCCGCACCACTTCGTGACCGTGCCCGACGAGCAGTGCGCCGCGCTGGCGGCCGCCGCGGCGTCGGTCAGCTCCGGCTGGGGCATGATCCCGGTCGGCGTCCGGATCGGCGGCACCGGATGGCGCACGTCGCTGTGGCCGAAGGACGGGCGCTACCTGGTGCCGCTGCGGGTCGCGGCGCGCCGGGCGGAGGGCATCGAGCTGGGTGACCGGGTGGACGTCCGGCTGACGGTGGACGGGTGA
- a CDS encoding NAD-dependent protein deacylase, which produces MSADDLARAARLLAAASRPVVFTGAGMSAESGVPTFRDAQTGLWRRYDPGRLATPAAFHADPALVWGWYESRRHGVRRAEPNPGHRAVAAVRARLPETVVVTQNVDDLHERGGVPDPVRLHGSLFAPRCSACAHPAPMPGDAGGPPAGPLDPPACARCAAPVRPGVVWFGEALPAAALDAAVAAASRCDLLLTVGTSALVHPAAEIPLVAARLGALVVQVNPDRTPLDAVCAVNLRGRAGEVLPELVRAAWPADGAD; this is translated from the coding sequence GTGAGCGCCGACGACCTGGCGCGGGCGGCCCGGTTGCTCGCCGCCGCGAGCCGGCCGGTGGTGTTCACCGGCGCCGGCATGTCGGCCGAGAGCGGAGTGCCGACGTTCCGGGACGCGCAGACCGGCCTCTGGCGACGGTACGACCCGGGCCGACTCGCCACCCCGGCCGCGTTCCACGCCGACCCGGCCCTGGTCTGGGGCTGGTACGAGAGCCGGCGGCACGGGGTGCGCCGGGCCGAGCCGAACCCGGGGCACCGGGCGGTGGCCGCGGTCCGGGCCCGGCTGCCGGAGACCGTCGTCGTCACGCAGAACGTCGACGACCTGCACGAGCGGGGCGGCGTCCCCGACCCGGTGCGGCTGCACGGCAGCCTGTTCGCGCCCCGCTGCTCGGCCTGCGCCCACCCCGCTCCGATGCCCGGTGACGCGGGCGGGCCGCCGGCCGGGCCGCTCGACCCGCCGGCCTGCGCACGGTGCGCCGCCCCGGTCCGGCCGGGCGTGGTCTGGTTCGGCGAGGCGCTGCCGGCGGCGGCGCTGGACGCCGCGGTCGCGGCGGCGTCCCGCTGCGACCTGCTGCTCACCGTGGGCACCTCCGCGCTGGTCCACCCGGCCGCCGAGATCCCGCTGGTGGCGGCGCGCCTCGGCGCGCTTGTGGTGCAGGTGAACCCGGACCGGACGCCGCTGGACGCGGTCTGCGCGGTCAACCTGCGTGGTCGCGCGGGCGAGGTGTTGCCGGAGTTGGTCCGGGCGGCCTGGCCGGCGGACGGCGCCGACTGA
- a CDS encoding low temperature requirement protein A, with protein MGEDRVGRHPWWSRPPVPAPADHRVTPFEIFFDLVFVFALTRIMALVGPDPTPAGMGRGLLLLVLLWVAWSSYTWLGNHTRADAGVVRGGFLVAMAALFVAALVMPRAWTPGPGLDGPLLVALAYVLLRVVHLALFHRAAGDDAPLRARIRFFALVSAVGWVALLLGAVLTGAGHAALWVLAFLVEVVGQRLSYVRRGSWPLRSPSHFAERHTLVLIIALGESVVAAGVGAGSAVTSPPVLGAALVGFTATVCLWWLYFRRTAPAAARALGAAAPARRDRIAADAYSQTHLMLIAGVIYLAIGVEQVLAHVSGPDPAARLSRSATVALFGGAAVYLAGRLLFRRVTGQPVGPARLAVTGAVGALAPLGVALPPAAALGVLAGLLLVAVAVDRHE; from the coding sequence GTGGGAGAGGACCGGGTGGGACGGCACCCGTGGTGGTCGCGCCCGCCCGTGCCGGCGCCGGCGGACCACCGGGTCACGCCGTTCGAGATCTTCTTCGACCTGGTCTTCGTCTTCGCGCTCACCCGGATCATGGCGTTGGTCGGGCCGGATCCCACCCCGGCCGGCATGGGCCGCGGGCTGCTGCTGCTCGTGCTGCTCTGGGTCGCCTGGTCGTCGTACACCTGGTTGGGCAACCACACGCGGGCCGACGCGGGGGTGGTGCGCGGCGGCTTCCTGGTCGCGATGGCGGCGTTGTTCGTGGCCGCGCTGGTCATGCCCCGGGCCTGGACGCCCGGTCCGGGGCTGGACGGGCCGTTGCTCGTCGCGCTCGCCTACGTGCTGCTGCGCGTGGTGCACCTGGCGCTGTTCCACCGGGCGGCCGGCGACGACGCGCCGCTGCGCGCCCGGATCCGTTTCTTCGCGCTGGTCAGCGCGGTCGGCTGGGTGGCGCTGCTGCTCGGTGCGGTGCTGACCGGGGCCGGGCACGCCGCGCTGTGGGTGCTGGCGTTCCTGGTGGAGGTGGTCGGGCAGCGCCTGTCCTACGTCCGCCGGGGGAGTTGGCCGCTGCGCAGCCCGTCGCACTTCGCCGAGCGGCACACCCTGGTGCTGATCATCGCGCTGGGCGAGTCGGTGGTCGCCGCCGGGGTGGGCGCCGGCTCGGCGGTGACGTCTCCGCCGGTCCTGGGCGCGGCGCTGGTCGGGTTCACGGCGACGGTCTGCCTGTGGTGGCTCTACTTCCGCCGCACCGCGCCCGCCGCGGCCCGCGCGCTCGGCGCGGCGGCGCCGGCCCGGCGGGACCGGATCGCCGCGGACGCCTACAGCCAGACCCACCTGATGTTGATCGCCGGCGTCATCTATCTGGCGATCGGCGTCGAGCAGGTGCTGGCGCACGTCTCCGGCCCGGATCCGGCGGCGCGGCTGAGCCGGTCGGCCACCGTGGCGCTGTTCGGCGGCGCGGCGGTCTACCTCGCCGGACGGTTGCTGTTCCGCCGGGTCACCGGGCAGCCGGTCGGCCCGGCCCGGCTGGCGGTCACCGGGGCGGTCGGTGCGCTCGCGCCACTCGGCGTGGCGCTGCCTCCGGCGGCGGCGCTCGGCGTGCTGGCCGGATTGCTGCTGGTCGCCGTCGCCGTGGACCGACACGAATGA
- a CDS encoding TetR/AcrR family transcriptional regulator: MPKIVDHDARRAELAEAMWRVVYRDGVGAATVRSIAAEAGWSPSALRHYFATQTELLVFAMDHVMAKATERFTAEHRTGTAREVAQGVLEELLPLDRQRVREAEVWLLLAARAQADPAARERMTQADDGVRRAAELAVTLLTGDRPADDGATARLHALLDGLTLHALLHPDGMTPQRLRDLLGAHLDQLVRGGSRALPG; encoded by the coding sequence GTGCCCAAGATCGTCGACCATGACGCCCGTCGCGCGGAGCTGGCCGAGGCGATGTGGCGGGTGGTCTACCGCGACGGCGTCGGCGCTGCCACGGTGCGCAGCATCGCCGCCGAGGCCGGCTGGTCGCCGAGCGCGCTGCGGCACTACTTCGCCACCCAGACCGAACTGCTGGTCTTCGCCATGGACCACGTGATGGCCAAGGCGACCGAGCGGTTCACCGCCGAGCACCGCACCGGAACCGCCCGCGAGGTCGCCCAGGGCGTGCTGGAGGAACTGCTACCGCTGGACCGCCAGCGCGTCCGGGAGGCGGAGGTGTGGCTGCTGCTCGCCGCCCGGGCCCAGGCCGACCCCGCCGCCCGGGAGCGGATGACCCAGGCCGACGACGGCGTACGCCGCGCCGCCGAACTCGCCGTCACGCTGCTCACCGGGGATCGGCCGGCCGACGACGGCGCGACCGCCCGGCTGCACGCCCTGCTCGACGGCCTGACCCTGCACGCGCTGCTGCACCCCGATGGGATGACGCCGCAGCGGCTGCGCGACCTGCTCGGCGCGCACCTCGACCAGCTCGTCCGTGGCGGGTCGCGGGCGCTTCCCGGATAG
- a CDS encoding DUF2267 domain-containing protein has translation MDQDQFVGAVARRCGASAEQATAVTRATLTTLAERIDGGEARDLADRLPEALRAYAFGPAEAAETFGLDEFVSRVGGRADVDAEAARDGVVAVFDVLRDAVDPAAYAQAVAQLPAEYGDVVDQSAPFVRRPA, from the coding sequence ATGGACCAGGACCAGTTCGTCGGCGCGGTGGCCAGGCGCTGCGGCGCGTCGGCGGAGCAGGCCACCGCGGTCACCCGGGCCACGCTGACCACGCTGGCCGAGCGGATCGACGGCGGCGAGGCCCGCGACCTGGCCGACCGGCTCCCGGAGGCGCTGCGGGCGTACGCGTTCGGCCCGGCCGAGGCGGCCGAGACGTTCGGGCTCGACGAGTTCGTGTCGCGGGTCGGCGGGCGCGCGGACGTCGACGCCGAGGCGGCCCGCGACGGGGTGGTCGCGGTCTTCGACGTGCTGCGCGACGCCGTCGACCCGGCCGCGTACGCGCAGGCCGTGGCCCAGCTCCCGGCCGAGTACGGCGACGTGGTCGACCAGAGCGCGCCGTTTGTGCGGCGCCCGGCGTGA
- a CDS encoding dienelactone hydrolase family protein, producing the protein MQSTNVDVPTPDGTADAYLARPESGGPFPGVLLFMDAFGLRPRIAEMAETIAGRGYVVLAPNLFHRAGRTRPVDMSALADDSRRAELFAQVGPMIAALTPDTVARDAAAYLDFLAAQPDVAPGPAAITGYCMGGTNALRAIEAHPDRIAAVAAFHAGRVVTDAPDSPHLGVGAVTGELYFGHADQDASMTAEQIAELEKALDAAGVTYRSEVYPGAHHGYTQADTPMYDERATERHWVALFDLLERTFRG; encoded by the coding sequence GTGCAGTCGACGAACGTGGACGTGCCCACCCCCGACGGAACGGCCGACGCCTACCTGGCCCGGCCCGAATCCGGCGGGCCGTTCCCGGGGGTCCTGCTCTTCATGGACGCGTTCGGGCTGCGGCCACGGATCGCCGAGATGGCCGAGACGATCGCCGGCCGCGGATACGTCGTGCTGGCGCCCAACCTCTTCCACCGCGCCGGCCGCACCCGGCCGGTCGACATGTCGGCCCTGGCCGACGACAGCCGGCGCGCCGAGCTGTTCGCGCAGGTCGGGCCCATGATCGCCGCGCTGACGCCGGACACGGTGGCCCGCGACGCCGCTGCCTACCTGGACTTCCTCGCCGCCCAGCCGGACGTCGCGCCCGGACCGGCCGCGATCACCGGCTACTGCATGGGCGGCACGAACGCGCTGCGGGCGATCGAGGCCCACCCGGACCGGATCGCCGCGGTGGCGGCCTTCCACGCCGGGCGGGTGGTCACCGACGCGCCCGACAGCCCGCACCTCGGTGTCGGCGCGGTGACCGGCGAGCTCTACTTCGGCCACGCCGACCAGGACGCGTCGATGACCGCCGAGCAGATCGCCGAGCTGGAGAAGGCGCTGGACGCGGCCGGCGTCACCTACCGCTCGGAGGTCTATCCGGGCGCCCACCACGGCTACACCCAGGCGGACACCCCGATGTACGACGAGCGGGCCACCGAGCGGCACTGGGTGGCGCTGTTCGATCTGCTGGAGCGCACGTTCCGGGGCTGA
- a CDS encoding maleylpyruvate isomerase family mycothiol-dependent enzyme, with amino-acid sequence MDAHLLPMIAAERRRTADLIDSLTPAQLDTPSLCGAWTVREVAGHLVSPLVEPPWRLLPLLVGAGFRPHVANARLARRVARRPPGELAAALREHAEHRFRPPVVGWPGQLTDLQVHGQDIRRPLGLPADLDPDRLRISLDFLTGGRAVGFVDRRRVAGLRFEATDLGWSAGDGPVVRGPGAALLLALTGRRAALADLTGEGVATLAAR; translated from the coding sequence GTGGACGCCCACCTGCTGCCGATGATCGCCGCCGAGCGCCGCCGCACGGCCGACCTGATCGACTCGCTCACCCCGGCCCAACTGGACACGCCGAGCCTCTGCGGCGCGTGGACCGTGCGCGAGGTCGCCGGGCACCTGGTCTCGCCGCTTGTCGAACCGCCGTGGCGGCTGTTGCCGCTGCTGGTGGGCGCCGGTTTCCGGCCGCACGTGGCGAACGCGCGGCTGGCCCGGCGGGTCGCCCGGCGGCCACCGGGCGAGCTGGCCGCCGCGCTGCGCGAGCACGCCGAGCACCGCTTCCGCCCGCCCGTGGTCGGCTGGCCCGGCCAGCTCACCGACCTGCAGGTGCACGGGCAGGACATCCGTCGTCCGCTCGGCCTCCCCGCCGACCTGGACCCGGACCGGCTGCGCATCTCGCTGGACTTCCTCACCGGCGGCCGGGCGGTCGGGTTCGTCGACCGTCGACGCGTCGCCGGGCTGCGTTTCGAGGCCACCGACCTGGGCTGGTCGGCCGGGGACGGGCCGGTGGTGCGCGGCCCGGGCGCGGCGCTGCTGCTCGCGCTGACCGGCCGCCGCGCGGCGCTGGCCGACCTCACCGGCGAGGGGGTGGCGACGCTGGCCGCCCGCTGA
- a CDS encoding FUSC family protein gives MPERRADTVRSPLDRAAVQGRQAFSAARSRSGAAGRLRARQLEVTLMIAAQAGLAAALAAMLAQWLLGPGAHVFAPAAAVGTIATAIGQRARRTLELLVGVGLGIVVGDLLRDLLGSGAWQTGLVVGLAIATALVVAGRGGALVGQAGGTAVLIATLAPVQPGLELPRIFDALVGGLVGLFVVALLLPVNPMRVLDRAAAPVVTWLTAQLDATARALARRDADAAQRALEDLRGLEPDVGRLNEALSGAEEVVTIAPVRWHRRAEYHRFAEAVQHLERLILYARSVARRSATALQYDEPIPPALPEATARLGDAVRELHRACRIGADLTGARRLATEGAELAGRAWGQGVRAFGEAMISDLRTADSELLRATGCPPDEANRAVRRCAGAGEAAVRPPVRARMRRPARRRAGGRRPVRSVASG, from the coding sequence ATGCCCGAGCGCCGCGCCGACACCGTGCGCTCACCGCTGGACCGGGCCGCCGTGCAGGGCCGGCAGGCGTTCTCGGCGGCCCGCAGCAGGAGCGGGGCGGCCGGTCGACTCCGGGCACGCCAGCTCGAGGTCACCCTGATGATCGCCGCGCAGGCCGGGCTGGCCGCCGCGCTCGCGGCGATGCTCGCCCAGTGGCTGCTCGGTCCGGGCGCGCACGTCTTCGCGCCGGCCGCCGCGGTCGGCACCATCGCCACCGCGATCGGTCAACGCGCCCGGCGCACGCTGGAACTGCTGGTCGGTGTCGGCCTCGGCATCGTCGTCGGTGACCTGCTGCGTGACCTGCTCGGCTCCGGCGCCTGGCAGACCGGCCTGGTGGTCGGCCTGGCCATCGCCACCGCATTGGTGGTGGCCGGGCGCGGCGGCGCGCTGGTCGGCCAGGCCGGCGGTACGGCGGTGCTGATCGCCACGCTCGCCCCGGTCCAGCCCGGACTGGAGCTGCCCCGGATCTTCGACGCGCTGGTCGGCGGCCTGGTCGGCCTGTTCGTGGTGGCGCTGCTGCTGCCGGTCAACCCGATGCGGGTGCTGGACCGTGCGGCCGCTCCGGTGGTCACCTGGCTCACCGCCCAACTCGACGCCACCGCGCGAGCCCTGGCCCGACGCGACGCCGACGCCGCGCAACGCGCCCTGGAGGACCTGCGCGGGCTGGAGCCCGACGTCGGGCGGCTCAACGAGGCACTGAGCGGGGCCGAGGAGGTCGTCACCATCGCGCCGGTCCGCTGGCACCGCCGGGCCGAGTACCACCGCTTCGCCGAGGCCGTCCAGCACCTGGAGCGTCTCATTCTCTACGCCCGGTCGGTGGCCCGCCGCTCCGCCACCGCGCTGCAGTACGACGAGCCGATCCCGCCCGCGCTGCCCGAGGCCACGGCGCGTCTCGGCGACGCGGTCCGGGAGCTGCACCGGGCATGCCGGATCGGCGCCGACCTGACCGGCGCCCGCAGGTTGGCCACGGAGGGCGCCGAGTTGGCCGGCCGGGCGTGGGGGCAGGGCGTGCGCGCCTTCGGCGAGGCGATGATCAGCGACCTGCGCACGGCGGACAGCGAGCTGCTCCGTGCCACCGGCTGCCCGCCGGACGAGGCGAACCGCGCCGTCCGCCGGTGCGCCGGCGCCGGTGAGGCGGCGGTCCGTCCGCCGGTCCGAGCCCGGATGCGACGGCCGGCGCGGCGGCGGGCAGGTGGCCGGCGGCCGGTCCGGTCTGTCGCGTCCGGCTGA
- a CDS encoding RraA family protein: MDTDHRAPAARFAALTTAHVADACLRAGVPVRCAPAAVRPVLAGRRLTGRVRPARHAGSVDVFLEAIDRASPGDVLVVDDGGRTDRACVGDLVVREARAAGLAGLVVWGAHRDTLDLAAVGLPVFSAGVTPTGPLELDPVPAGALDSARVGEWTVDAGDVVLADDDGVLFVPAERAGELADLAGSIRGAERRQADRIAAGKSLRAQLRFGDYLAARAADPTLTFRAHLRAVGAAIEE, translated from the coding sequence ATGGACACCGATCACCGTGCCCCGGCCGCGCGGTTCGCCGCGCTGACCACCGCCCACGTGGCCGACGCCTGCCTGCGGGCCGGCGTGCCGGTCCGGTGCGCCCCGGCCGCCGTGCGCCCGGTGCTGGCCGGGCGGCGGCTCACCGGTCGGGTCCGGCCGGCCCGGCACGCCGGCAGCGTCGACGTCTTCCTGGAGGCGATCGACCGGGCGTCGCCGGGCGACGTGCTGGTGGTCGACGACGGCGGGCGCACCGACCGGGCCTGCGTCGGCGACCTCGTCGTGCGGGAGGCGCGGGCGGCCGGGCTGGCCGGTCTGGTGGTGTGGGGCGCGCACCGGGACACCCTCGACCTGGCGGCGGTCGGGCTGCCGGTGTTCAGCGCCGGCGTCACCCCGACCGGTCCGCTGGAGCTGGACCCGGTGCCGGCCGGGGCGTTGGACTCGGCGCGGGTCGGCGAGTGGACCGTCGACGCGGGCGACGTGGTGCTGGCCGACGACGACGGCGTGCTGTTCGTGCCCGCCGAGCGGGCCGGCGAGCTGGCCGACCTGGCCGGGTCCATCCGGGGCGCCGAGCGCCGGCAGGCCGACCGGATCGCCGCCGGCAAGTCGCTGCGCGCGCAACTCCGGTTCGGCGACTACCTGGCCGCCCGGGCGGCGGACCCGACGCTGACGTTCCGGGCGCACCTGCGCGCGGTGGGCGCCGCGATTGAGGAGTGA
- a CDS encoding response regulator transcription factor: protein MIRVLLVDDQHLIRAGLRMLCDAQPDLEVVGEADNGRDAVTLAARLRPDVVVMDLRMPGVDGISATSRILADRPATRIMVLTTFGDDDHLYPALTAGACGFLLKDAPPADLLDGVRRAAAGDSPFSPEVLRRLVQRAVHARTDAPRRAAELTARERDVLALVAEGLSNTEIAERLHIGVTTVKTHITSLMTKTASPNRVRLALWARGG from the coding sequence GTGATCCGGGTGCTGCTGGTCGACGACCAGCACCTCATCCGCGCCGGGTTGCGCATGCTCTGCGACGCCCAGCCCGACCTGGAGGTCGTCGGCGAGGCCGACAACGGCCGCGACGCGGTGACCCTGGCCGCCCGACTGCGCCCGGACGTGGTGGTGATGGACCTGCGGATGCCCGGCGTCGACGGGATCAGCGCGACCAGCCGGATCCTCGCCGACCGGCCGGCCACCCGGATCATGGTGCTCACCACCTTCGGCGACGACGACCACCTCTACCCGGCGCTGACCGCGGGCGCCTGCGGCTTCCTGCTCAAGGACGCGCCACCGGCCGACCTGCTCGACGGCGTGCGCCGGGCCGCCGCCGGGGACAGCCCGTTCAGCCCGGAGGTGCTGCGCCGACTGGTCCAGCGGGCGGTGCACGCCCGGACCGACGCGCCGCGGCGCGCGGCCGAGCTGACCGCCCGCGAGCGGGACGTGCTGGCGCTGGTGGCGGAGGGGCTGTCCAACACCGAGATCGCCGAACGCCTGCACATCGGCGTGACCACGGTGAAGACCCACATCACCAGCCTGATGACCAAGACCGCGAGCCCCAACCGGGTGCGCCTGGCGTTGTGGGCGCGCGGCGGCTGA
- a CDS encoding histidine kinase yields MGWVGRLFDARDTLARMLLLDLSGVGYLVVGAHGRPDPTPTQWLLALAAFAVALLCHRRPKLNLLLQSALLVAAFRLVDDVTINQVGASWALLELTMRAPRPRTFWLAAALLAAVDLTDLVGDPIRRVITGVFGLAVTVGLPLLLGLVVRTTRELGRQAEERAAAEQRRRESESRAARADERGAIARELHDVLAHHVASMVLRVGVARHVLPDLDPRVGEVFDDVHTTGTAALTDLRRLVAVLRDPDGVRGDAALTVIEPAALPAALDAAVDRARQAGVVVEADVDAVVGTLDAVRGQAVLRLTQEALTNVAKHAGAAARARLTVSMVDGAVHWAVSDDGHGAAPAGVPSGGGHGLVGMRERVEVLGGRLEAGPTGAGWRVRTVLPPAGPERPTAGAPLPRSAAPESA; encoded by the coding sequence GTGGGCTGGGTGGGTCGGCTGTTCGACGCGCGGGACACGCTCGCGCGGATGCTGCTGCTGGACCTCAGCGGCGTCGGCTACCTGGTCGTCGGGGCGCACGGCCGGCCCGACCCGACGCCGACGCAGTGGCTGCTCGCGCTCGCCGCGTTCGCGGTGGCGCTGCTCTGCCACCGCCGCCCGAAGCTGAACCTGCTGCTCCAGTCGGCCCTGCTGGTGGCGGCGTTCCGGCTGGTCGACGATGTGACGATCAACCAGGTCGGCGCGAGCTGGGCGCTGCTGGAGCTGACCATGCGGGCCCCTCGGCCCCGCACGTTCTGGCTGGCCGCCGCCCTGCTCGCCGCCGTCGACCTGACCGACCTGGTCGGCGATCCGATCCGGCGGGTGATCACCGGCGTGTTCGGGCTGGCCGTCACCGTCGGTCTGCCGCTGCTGCTCGGGCTGGTCGTGCGGACCACCCGGGAGCTGGGCCGGCAGGCCGAGGAGCGGGCCGCGGCCGAGCAGCGCCGGCGCGAGTCGGAGAGCCGGGCCGCCCGCGCCGACGAGCGCGGCGCCATCGCCCGCGAACTGCACGACGTGCTCGCCCACCACGTCGCGTCGATGGTGCTGCGGGTGGGGGTGGCCCGACACGTGCTGCCGGACCTCGACCCCCGGGTGGGTGAGGTCTTCGACGACGTGCACACCACCGGCACGGCGGCGCTGACCGACCTGCGCCGGCTGGTGGCGGTGCTGCGCGACCCGGACGGCGTCCGCGGCGACGCGGCGCTGACGGTCATCGAACCGGCGGCGCTGCCGGCGGCGCTCGACGCGGCGGTGGACCGGGCCCGGCAGGCCGGCGTCGTGGTGGAGGCCGACGTGGACGCGGTCGTCGGCACGCTGGACGCGGTCCGCGGCCAGGCGGTGCTACGGCTGACCCAGGAGGCGTTGACGAACGTGGCGAAGCACGCGGGGGCGGCGGCCCGGGCCCGGTTGACCGTGTCGATGGTGGACGGCGCCGTGCACTGGGCGGTGTCCGACGACGGGCACGGCGCCGCGCCGGCCGGCGTGCCGTCCGGCGGCGGCCACGGACTGGTCGGGATGCGGGAACGGGTGGAGGTGCTCGGCGGGCGGCTGGAGGCCGGGCCGACCGGGGCCGGCTGGCGGGTGCGCACCGTGCTGCCGCCGGCCGGGCCGGAGCGGCCCACCGCCGGGGCGCCGCTGCCCCGGTCGGCCGCGCCGGAGTCGGCGTGA
- a CDS encoding ABA4-like family protein, producing the protein MSGALFGLTFALAAPFWALMILAPRWSWTTRIVRSPLDVAPVLLVYALLVLPALGTVLPVVTAPTLDGLRDLLGTADGAAAAWAHMIGFDLFVGRWIFSDARERGVPALLTAPVLVLTILLGPLGLAVHLALRSRWRPAVATSAAGGGTGAVAPAAPVA; encoded by the coding sequence ATGAGCGGCGCGCTGTTCGGCCTGACGTTCGCCCTCGCCGCCCCGTTCTGGGCGCTGATGATCCTGGCTCCGCGCTGGTCGTGGACCACCCGGATCGTCCGCTCCCCGCTCGACGTGGCGCCGGTCCTGCTGGTGTACGCGCTGCTGGTGCTGCCGGCGCTCGGCACCGTGCTGCCGGTGGTCACCGCGCCCACGCTGGACGGCCTGCGCGACCTGCTCGGCACCGCCGACGGCGCGGCGGCGGCCTGGGCCCACATGATCGGGTTCGACCTGTTCGTCGGGCGCTGGATCTTCTCCGACGCCCGGGAAAGGGGCGTTCCGGCCCTGCTCACCGCCCCGGTGCTGGTACTCACCATCCTGCTCGGCCCGCTCGGCCTGGCCGTCCACCTGGCACTGCGGTCCCGATGGCGGCCGGCGGTCGCGACGTCGGCCGCCGGCGGCGGGACCGGCGCGGTGGCCCCTGCCGCGCCGGTTGCCTAG
- the dinB gene encoding DNA polymerase IV: MSDEATILHADLDAFYASVEQRDDPRLRGRPVIVGGGVVLACSYEAKARGVRSAMGGRQARRLCPEAIVVPPRMAAYTAASRAVFEIFRHTTPLVEGLSIDEAFLDVGGLRRLVGPPAGIAATLRERVRREVGLPITVGVARTKFLAKVASGVAKPDGLLVVEPDRELAFLHPLPVERLWGVGPVTAGRLREHGLRTVGQVARLDEPTLVSLLGAGAGRHLHALADNRDPRAVQVGRRRSSMGAQHALGREPHSPAGLDAVLAGLVDRVAGRMRDARRTGRTVTLRLRFADYTRATRSRTLDKPTAQTAPLRAAAQALLRAALPQIERRGVTLLGVSVGNLDDGHTQLTLPFTADPGPALDAALDAVRDRFGSRAVTRGVLLGRDPGVEMPRLPD; this comes from the coding sequence GTGTCGGACGAGGCCACCATCCTGCACGCCGACCTGGACGCGTTCTACGCCTCCGTCGAGCAACGCGACGACCCCCGGCTGCGCGGGCGGCCGGTGATCGTCGGCGGCGGCGTGGTGCTGGCGTGCAGCTACGAGGCGAAGGCCCGGGGTGTGCGCAGCGCCATGGGCGGGCGGCAGGCCCGGCGGCTCTGCCCGGAGGCGATCGTGGTGCCGCCCCGGATGGCCGCCTACACGGCGGCGAGCCGCGCGGTGTTCGAGATCTTCCGGCACACCACCCCGCTGGTCGAGGGGCTCAGCATCGACGAGGCGTTCCTCGACGTGGGCGGGCTGCGGCGGCTCGTCGGGCCGCCGGCCGGCATCGCGGCGACGCTGCGCGAGCGGGTCCGCCGGGAGGTCGGCCTGCCGATCACGGTCGGCGTGGCCCGCACCAAGTTCCTCGCCAAGGTGGCGAGCGGGGTGGCCAAGCCGGACGGGCTGCTCGTCGTCGAGCCCGATCGGGAGCTGGCCTTCCTGCACCCGCTGCCGGTGGAGCGGCTGTGGGGCGTCGGCCCGGTCACCGCCGGCCGGCTGCGCGAGCACGGCCTGCGTACGGTCGGCCAGGTGGCCCGGCTCGACGAGCCCACCCTGGTGTCGCTGCTCGGCGCCGGCGCCGGCCGGCACCTGCACGCCCTCGCCGACAACCGTGACCCCCGCGCCGTGCAGGTGGGCCGCCGCCGTTCCTCGATGGGCGCGCAACACGCGCTGGGCCGCGAGCCGCACTCCCCCGCCGGGCTGGACGCGGTGCTGGCCGGGCTGGTCGACCGGGTGGCCGGGCGGATGCGCGACGCCCGGCGCACCGGCCGCACGGTGACGCTGCGACTGCGCTTCGCCGACTACACCCGGGCCACCCGCTCGCGCACCCTGGACAAGCCGACCGCGCAGACCGCGCCCTTGCGCGCCGCCGCCCAGGCGCTGCTGCGCGCGGCGCTGCCGCAGATCGAGCGGCGCGGCGTCACCCTGTTGGGCGTGTCGGTGGGCAACCTGGACGACGGGCACACCCAGCTCACGCTGCCGTTCACCGCCGACCCGGGGCCGGCGCTGGACGCCGCGCTCGACGCCGTGCGGGACCGCTTCGGCTCGCGGGCGGTGACCCGGGGCGTGCTGCTCGGCCGCGATCCCGGCGTGGAGATGCCCCGGCTGCCCGACTGA